In a single window of the Gossypium hirsutum isolate 1008001.06 chromosome A13, Gossypium_hirsutum_v2.1, whole genome shotgun sequence genome:
- the LOC121212342 gene encoding uncharacterized protein — MDQRLEKLEQLQRDMQDQIEERLEKIQREMRESQDDMMAKLTQLLKGGKDKGKDPIVNVEEGNSDEPLYPPGFTPLHAHTQAEMYPQRPSVTIRPQQFQTSPPIGISNNSGENPTNLIVPDLDDVAEVEKTKVDLSKQLEDRCKWLEEKFKAMESADYHRGMDAKDLSLVPDLILPPKFKMPEFEKYDGTSCPDAHITMFCRRMTGYINNEQLLVHCFQDSLIGSAARWYNQLSRAEIHSWKDLAQAFIKQYRHVMNIAPDRIVLQNMEKKTNESFRQYARRWREVAAQVQPPLLEKEITMLFINTLKAPFLNHMLGSATKSFSDIVMSGEMIENAIRSGKIEVGESAKRSAPRKKEHEINNTSMFNKDHSRSITVGQARATTTNQQGSSRRESNSRPNIERPQFTPIPVTYKELYQNLFDAHVIGDSSGPNVAENPLPNHDDNRVNAISENEGRRVKANVAEIKTPLRWVWKQMVKRGLIKQDSIERPEQAKRFCEFHAEEDHDIQECTEFRIVVQNFMDSKEMEFYEEIKGLKEEEVCATGEGSARRTQELRHPVDNKKVPWSYDCNVTIPGKESSVNASEKKEGFYTRSGKRYDPADTIVESGKEKALAVELGKTKTDEIESSVNQPVLNETYVTKDISVNKLDRLVNNINADNFIFFNDDEIPPGGRGSTKALHITARCGEYMLAGVLIDNGSALNVLPLSTLSRLPVDNSHMRSCQNIVRAFDGTERKVIGRIEVPLLIGPNTYDVDFLVMDIKPSYNCLLGRPSIHSTGAVPSSLHQKLKLVIEGRLITIDAEEDIIALVTNDTPYLGIDDEAVECSFRSLEFVNATFVIGGKKIPTPSMSKATRMGLQATVGKGAVPGRGLRRCL; from the exons ATGGATCAAAGACTAGAAAAACTTGAGCAGCTCCAAAGAGATATGCAAGATCAGATAGAAGAGCGGTTGGAAAAGATTCAGCGAGAGATGCGAGAATCCCAAGACGACATGATGGCAAAGTTAACGCAACTGTTGAAAGGAGGAAAAGACAAGGGAAAGGACCCTATTGTTAATGTTGAAGAAGGAAATAGTGATGAACCCCTTTACCCTCCAGGCTTTACCCCTCTGCACGCGCATACTCAAGCTGAAATGTATCCACAAAGACCCTCTGTTACAATTAGACCCCAACAATTCCAAACGAGTCCTCCAATCGGAATAAGTAACAATTCCGGAGAGAATCCCACCAATCTCATAGTCCCTGACCTCGATGACGTGGCAGAAGTGGAAAAGACGAAAGTGGATCTGTCAAAGCAATTGGAAGACCGATgtaaatggctggaggaaaagTTTAAGGCCATGGAAAGTGCTGATTACCACCGAGGAATGGAcgctaaagatctgagcttggtgCCTGATTTAATCCTCCCTCCTAAGTTTaaaatgccggagtttgaaaaaTATGACGGGACAAGTTGTCCCGATgctcatatcactatgttttgCCGAAGAATGACCGGGTACATCAACAACGAGCAGCTGTTGGTTCACTGTTTTCAGGATAGTTTGATCGGGTCAGCGGCtagatggtacaatcaattgagtcgaGCTGAAATCCACTCTTGGAAAGATTTGGCGCAGGCCTTTATAAAACAGTACAGACATGTGATGAACATAGCACCCGATCGAATTGTAttgcaaaatatggaaaagaaaactaatgAGAGCTTTCGCCAGTATGCTCGAAGATGGAGGGAGGTAGCAGCACAAGTTCAACCACCACTTTTAGAAAAAGAGATAACCATGCTTTTTATCAATACTTTGAAAGCTCCATTTCTCAATCACATGCTGGGTAGTGCCACCAAAAGCTTTTCAGACATAGtgatgtctggagaaatgatagaaaatgccataagGAGTGGCAAGATAGAAGTAGGAGAAAGTGCTAAAAGGTCAGCACCGAGAAAGAAGGAGCATGAGATAAACAACACAAGCATGTTTAACAAGGACCATTCTAGATCAATCACGGTGGGACAAGCCAGAGCAACAACCACTAATCAGCAAGGTTCTTCGAGACGGGAGTCCAATTCAAGGCCAAATATAGAAAGACCTCAATTCACACCCATCCCGGTGACGTATAAAGAATTGTATCAGaatttatttgatgcacatgtg ATTGGCGACTCATCGGGGCCAAATGTAGCAGAAAATCCGTTGCCCAATCATGACGATAATAGGGTAAACGCGATAAGTGAGAATGAAGGAAGAAGAGTCAAAGCCAACGTGGCAGAGATAAAAACCCCTCTTAGATGGGTTTGGAAACAAATGGTAAAAAGAGGTCTTATCAAGCAAGATTCGATAGAAAGGCCTGAACAAGCAAAGAGATTTTGTGAGTTCCATGCAGAAGAAGATCATGACATCCAGGAATGCACCGAGTTCAGAATCGTGGTGCAAAACTTTATGGAtagcaaagaaatggagttttatgaagaaatcaaAGGGTTAAAAGAGGAAGAAGTTTGTGCTACAGGAGAAGGATCTGCAAGGAGAACCCAAGAGCTTCGTCATCCAGTG gataacaaaaaggttccttggagtTACGATTGCAATGTGACGATTCCAGGAAAAGAGAGCTCGGTAAATGCTTcagaaaagaaggaaggattctATACACGAAGTGGAAAGCGCTATGATCCGGCAGACACGATAGTGGAATCTGGAAAAGAAAAAGCTTTAGCAGTTGAGCTAGGAAAAACAAAAACAGACGAAATTGAATCGAGTGTCAATCAGCCG gtgctaaatgaaacttatgtcacTAAAGATATCTCGGTGAATAAGTTGGACCGCTTGGTTAATAATATCAATGCcgataatttcatcttttttaatgatgatgaaataccgccagGGGGAAGAGGATCTACCAAAGCATTACACATCACTGCTCGTTGCGGGGAGTATATGTTAGCTGGAGTGCTAATTGACAATGGATCAGCCTTGAATGTTTTACCCCTATCTACCTTAAGTAGGTTACCGGTGGATAACTCTCACATGagatcatgccaaaatatagtgagagcatttgatggtaccGAAAGAAAGGTGATAGGAAGAATAGAAGTACCTCTTTTAATTGGCCCAAATACATACGATGTGGACTTCCTAGTGATGGATATTAAGCCGTCATATAATTGCTTATTAGGAAGACCCTCGATTCATTCGACAGGGGCGGTGCCTTCATCATTGCACCAGAAGTTAAAATTGGTAATAGAAGGCCGGTTAATTACAATTGACGCCGAGGAAGATATCATTGCATTGGTAACCAATGATACACCATATTTGGGAATAGACGACGAGGCAGTTGAATGTTcttttcgatctttggagttCGTAAATGCAACCTTTGTCATAGGGGGAAAGAAGATTCCGACGCCCAGCATGTCTAAAGCCACAAGGATGGGATTACAAGCGACAGTTGGGAAAGGAGCTGTGCCTGGAAGAGGACTTAGAAGATGCCTTTAG